From one Lycium barbarum isolate Lr01 chromosome 6, ASM1917538v2, whole genome shotgun sequence genomic stretch:
- the LOC132598642 gene encoding YTH domain-containing protein ECT1 isoform X1: MAGEKIIEKPEAVAPGLKSDSSTKLTEKDLVPKKDAKVSDFGAVTGIKGEIDQPPVAEQGAYYPPTSYCDYYYPGYNGTFNQLDDQAYFNAGVQSDNGSLLYYMPGYNPYGAGFVGGDGKQPYSGYLQHPASYGSDSMPCYSWGSTYCTDIANNTAPKSGNVKSSFSRNGPVKSNGFNSSKVNNSFSSKNATTLFNPKSRPSPTMSNPPKSIHQAQPFNPVNKFQSDVQSGGLVKGFHMVGDFPSYTSQNQGFFMPYDPINYQTNSRMWNVNYRSKPRGNFTRNGLFEASNELPRGPRANSRSTPAKPSAEEEQLGPMIQREKYNKEDFKTQYDNAKFYVIKSYSEDDIHKCVKYDVWSSTPNGNKKLDTAFRDAEGKASGPGSSCPVFLFFSVNGSGQFLGVAEMVGQVDFNRNMDFWQLDKWSGFFPVKWHIVKDVPNTQFRHIILENNDNRPVTYSRDTQEIGLKEGLEMLNILKNYSEKTSILDDFNFYEKREKVLKAKRSPKPAIQADALEKAESLKQFKGGDKVLEEELKINSADPTASLVSLTKNLSINSRPFKSSV, encoded by the exons GTTCCAAAAAAAGATGCAAAAGTTTCTGACTTCGGAGCTGTGACTGGCATCAAGGGTGAAATTGATCAACCACCAGTTGCAGAGCAAGGTGCTTATTATCCACCTACTAGCTATTGCGATTACTACTACCCAG GATATAATGGGACTTTTAATCAGTTAGATGATCAAGCTTACTTTAATGCG GGTGTTCAATCAGATAATGGTTCCCTTCTCTACTATATGCCTGGCTATAATCCTTACGGTGCTGGATTTGTGGGAGGCGATGGGAAGCAGCCGTATTCTGGATATCTTCAGCATCCGGCCTCATATGGTTCAGATTCCATGCCATGTTATTCATGGGGTTCAACGTACTGCACAGATATTGCCAATAACACTGCTCCCAAATCCGGGAATGTTAAATCATCTTTTAGCCGAAATGGTCCAGTCAAGTCAAATGGGTTTAATTCCTCGAAAGTGAATAATTCTTTCTCAAGCAAAAACGCAACCACTCTTTTTAACCCAAAGAGTCGACCGTCTCCTACCATGTCAAATCCGCCAAAGTCTATCCATCAAGCTCAGCCTTTCAATCCAGTGAACAAG TTTCAGTCTGATGTCCAGTCTGGTGGCCTGGTTAAGGGGTTTCATATGGTTGGGGATTTCCCATCATACACCAGTCAAAATCAAGGTTTTTTCATGCCTTATGATCCCATTAATTATCAAACAAACAGTAGAATGTGGAATGTGAACTACAGAAGTAAACCTCGGGGAAATTTCACCAGAAATGGTTTGTTTGAGGCCTCTAATGAGTTACCTCGTGGTCCCCGCGCAAACAGCAGGAGCACCCCTGCAAAACCATCTGCGGAGGAGGAACAGCTTGGGCCAATGATTCAGAGGGAGAAGTATAACAAAGAGGATTTCAAGACTCAGTATGATAATGCAAAGTTTTACGTTATCAAGTCATACAGTGAAGATGATATTCACAAGTGTGTCAAATATGATGTGTGGTCAAGTACTCCTAATGGAAACAAGAAATTGGATACTGCCTTCCGTGATGCCGAGGGTAAAGCAAGTGGACCTGGTTCAAGCTGTCCAGTGTTTCTCTTCTTTTCA gttaacGGAAGTGGACAGTTTTTAGGTGTAGCTGAGATGGTTGGGCAGGTTGACTTCAACAGAAACATGGACTTTTGGCAGCTTGATAAGTGGAGTGGGTTCTTCCCAGTGAAGTGGCACATAGTTAAAGATGTCCCTAACACTCAGTTCAGGCACATCATCCTCGAAAACAATGATAATAGACCTGTAACCTATAGCAGAGATACTCAGGAG ATTGGGTTGAAGGAAGGTTTGGAAATGCTTAACATACTTAAGAACTACTCAGAGAAGACATCTATATTGGATGATTTCAATTTCTATGAAAAGCGTGAGAAAGTGCTCAAGGCCAAAAGGAGTCCAAAACCAGCTATTCAAGCTGATGCATTGGAGAAAGCTGAATCTCTT AAGCAATTCAAAGGAGGAGACAAGGTACTTGAGGAGGAGCTGAAGATCAACTCGGCTGATCCGACTGCATCTCTCGTTTCTCTCACCAAAAACCTGTCAATTAATTCAAGGCCATTCAAAAGTAGTGTGTGA
- the LOC132598642 gene encoding YTH domain-containing protein ECT1 isoform X2: MAGEKIIEKPEAVAPGLKSDSSTKLTEKDLVPKKDAKVSDFGAVTGIKGEIDQPPVAEQGYNGTFNQLDDQAYFNAGVQSDNGSLLYYMPGYNPYGAGFVGGDGKQPYSGYLQHPASYGSDSMPCYSWGSTYCTDIANNTAPKSGNVKSSFSRNGPVKSNGFNSSKVNNSFSSKNATTLFNPKSRPSPTMSNPPKSIHQAQPFNPVNKFQSDVQSGGLVKGFHMVGDFPSYTSQNQGFFMPYDPINYQTNSRMWNVNYRSKPRGNFTRNGLFEASNELPRGPRANSRSTPAKPSAEEEQLGPMIQREKYNKEDFKTQYDNAKFYVIKSYSEDDIHKCVKYDVWSSTPNGNKKLDTAFRDAEGKASGPGSSCPVFLFFSVNGSGQFLGVAEMVGQVDFNRNMDFWQLDKWSGFFPVKWHIVKDVPNTQFRHIILENNDNRPVTYSRDTQEIGLKEGLEMLNILKNYSEKTSILDDFNFYEKREKVLKAKRSPKPAIQADALEKAESLKQFKGGDKVLEEELKINSADPTASLVSLTKNLSINSRPFKSSV, encoded by the exons GTTCCAAAAAAAGATGCAAAAGTTTCTGACTTCGGAGCTGTGACTGGCATCAAGGGTGAAATTGATCAACCACCAGTTGCAGAGCAAG GATATAATGGGACTTTTAATCAGTTAGATGATCAAGCTTACTTTAATGCG GGTGTTCAATCAGATAATGGTTCCCTTCTCTACTATATGCCTGGCTATAATCCTTACGGTGCTGGATTTGTGGGAGGCGATGGGAAGCAGCCGTATTCTGGATATCTTCAGCATCCGGCCTCATATGGTTCAGATTCCATGCCATGTTATTCATGGGGTTCAACGTACTGCACAGATATTGCCAATAACACTGCTCCCAAATCCGGGAATGTTAAATCATCTTTTAGCCGAAATGGTCCAGTCAAGTCAAATGGGTTTAATTCCTCGAAAGTGAATAATTCTTTCTCAAGCAAAAACGCAACCACTCTTTTTAACCCAAAGAGTCGACCGTCTCCTACCATGTCAAATCCGCCAAAGTCTATCCATCAAGCTCAGCCTTTCAATCCAGTGAACAAG TTTCAGTCTGATGTCCAGTCTGGTGGCCTGGTTAAGGGGTTTCATATGGTTGGGGATTTCCCATCATACACCAGTCAAAATCAAGGTTTTTTCATGCCTTATGATCCCATTAATTATCAAACAAACAGTAGAATGTGGAATGTGAACTACAGAAGTAAACCTCGGGGAAATTTCACCAGAAATGGTTTGTTTGAGGCCTCTAATGAGTTACCTCGTGGTCCCCGCGCAAACAGCAGGAGCACCCCTGCAAAACCATCTGCGGAGGAGGAACAGCTTGGGCCAATGATTCAGAGGGAGAAGTATAACAAAGAGGATTTCAAGACTCAGTATGATAATGCAAAGTTTTACGTTATCAAGTCATACAGTGAAGATGATATTCACAAGTGTGTCAAATATGATGTGTGGTCAAGTACTCCTAATGGAAACAAGAAATTGGATACTGCCTTCCGTGATGCCGAGGGTAAAGCAAGTGGACCTGGTTCAAGCTGTCCAGTGTTTCTCTTCTTTTCA gttaacGGAAGTGGACAGTTTTTAGGTGTAGCTGAGATGGTTGGGCAGGTTGACTTCAACAGAAACATGGACTTTTGGCAGCTTGATAAGTGGAGTGGGTTCTTCCCAGTGAAGTGGCACATAGTTAAAGATGTCCCTAACACTCAGTTCAGGCACATCATCCTCGAAAACAATGATAATAGACCTGTAACCTATAGCAGAGATACTCAGGAG ATTGGGTTGAAGGAAGGTTTGGAAATGCTTAACATACTTAAGAACTACTCAGAGAAGACATCTATATTGGATGATTTCAATTTCTATGAAAAGCGTGAGAAAGTGCTCAAGGCCAAAAGGAGTCCAAAACCAGCTATTCAAGCTGATGCATTGGAGAAAGCTGAATCTCTT AAGCAATTCAAAGGAGGAGACAAGGTACTTGAGGAGGAGCTGAAGATCAACTCGGCTGATCCGACTGCATCTCTCGTTTCTCTCACCAAAAACCTGTCAATTAATTCAAGGCCATTCAAAAGTAGTGTGTGA
- the LOC132600133 gene encoding agamous-like MADS-box protein AGL19: protein MGRAKLKMELISKEKARNATFKKRKEGLLKKLYELTTLCNVNGLMIMYGPKQTNGSNSDPEIWTNSSGSSTTKNLHQQEIKNLIDEYKKESSLQSGSTKTFALSDYFVERSKKVEEELIKLRKMNMEKKYPCWLEFMDQLSEFKLREFLTLLDDKVEKVKYRINLLKGNNIASHEYLMGGTMIDLGGGQATRLSQLTHYNDNVMIQGGMELGGYHHEQSQAPIYPYCNNSIINHQEMMMLMMNENDWQCNNGASSSSSGSCNNNMRCALMKYETMMIHNDNMMSNNQLTYSPYAAPTILQQAPCMVMPSALPQMQHSWRDNERDEKVIFSPYLRK from the coding sequence ATGGGGCGTGCAAAACTGAAGATGGAACTAATAAGCAAGGAGAAAGCAAGGAATgcaactttcaagaaaagaaaagaaggccTATTGAAGAAGTTGTATGAACTCACTACTCTTTGCAATGTCAATGGACTCATGATCATGTATGGTCCCAAACAAACCAATGGATCCAATTCTGACCCTGAGATTTGGACAAATAGTAGTGGGAGTAGTACAACTAAGAACTTACATCAACAAGAGATTAAGAATCTCATCGACGAGTACAAAAAGGAGAGTAGTTTGCAATCTGGCAGTACCAAAACCTTTGCCTTGTCTGATTATTTTGTCGAGCGAAGCAAGAAAGTTGAGGAGGAATTGATCAAGTTGAGAAAGATGAACATGGAGAAAAAATACCCATGTTGGCTAGAGTTCATGGATCAGTTATCTGAGTTTAAGTTGAGAGAATTTTTAACTTTGTTGGATGACAAAGTTGAAAAAGTGAAGTATAGAATTAATTTGCTCAAAGGGAATAATATTGCTAGTCATGAATATTTGATGGGAGGAACAATGATTGATCTGGGAGGAGGACAAGCAACAAGATTAAGCCAATTGACTCATTACAATGATAATGTTATGATCCAAGGAGGAATGGAATTGGGAGGTTATCATCATGAACAATCGCAAGCTCCAATTTATCCTTACTGTAATAATTCCATTATTAATCATCAAGAAATGATGATGCTAATGATGAATGAGAATGATTGGCAATGTAATAATggtgcatcatcatcatcaagtgGCAGTTGCAACAATAATATGAGGTGTGCATTGATGAAGTATGAGACTATGATGATTCACAACGACAACATGATGAGTAATAATCAATTGACATATTCACCATATGCAGCTCCAACAATCCTGCAGCAAGCCCCATGCATGGTGATGCCAAGTGCTTTGCCCCAAATGCAACATTCTTGGAGGGATAATGAGCGAGATGAGAAAGTAATATTCTCACCTTATTTGAGGAAGTAG
- the LOC132598644 gene encoding uncharacterized protein LOC132598644, with amino-acid sequence MTNDDQSEPSISETTKHSVDLRPSKVAKINDVVEEEEEEEESTMNPNPKLQRYLIAIEYIGTRFAGAQQQPNCRTVVGVLQEAFKKFVGQPVSVFCSSRTDAGVHALSNVCHVDVERISKRKPGEVLPPHEPLVVKRAVNHFLQKNEGDIMVIDVRRVPPDFHARYKAQERTYFYRLFSGPEPVSSFERDRAWHVPENLDLLAMQKACNILVGRHDFSSFRAAACQANSPIRTLEELNVTEVVSTPYFPSVSERLKGSRVMEDTTVSLGSDTNQSHISLNANEEKSEGSNGQACQEFGLRKRHRCLVVTARARSFLYHQVRLLVGVLKSVGAGDLTVPDVKRILEAKSITAASPMAPACGLYLGHVKYDLPPDTCQSQ; translated from the exons ATGACAAACGACGATCAATCAGAGCCGTCGATCTCTGAAACTACTAAGCACTCGGTCGATCTACGGCCGTCGAAAGTCGCCAAGATAAACGACGTCgttgaagaggaagaggaagaggaagagtcAACAATGAATCCTAATCCTAAGCTACAGCGTTACCTTATAGCAATAGAGTACATAGGAACTCGCTTTGCTGGTGCACAGCAACAACCTAATTGCAGAACTGTCGTTGGTGTTCTTCAG GAAGCCTTCAAGAAGTTTGTTGGACAGCCAGTATCAGTATTTTGCTCGAGTCGAact GATGCTGGAGTACATGCTTTATCAAATGTTTGCCATGTAGATGTCGAAAGGATAAGCAAAAGGAAACCTGGTGAAGTG TTACCTCCTCATGAACCTTTGGTGGTAAAAAGAGCTGTGAACCACTTTTTACAG AAGAATGAGGGTGATATAATGGTTATTGATGTTCGGCGTGTTCCACCCGATTTTCATGCCAGATACAAAGCTCAAGAACGCAC GTACTTCTACCGCTTGTTTTCTGGGCCGGAGCCAGTATCAAGCTTTGAGAGAGACCGGGCTTGGCATGTGCCTGAGAATCTGGATCTTCTTGCCATGCAG AAGGCATGCAACATTCTTGTTGGACGTCATGACTTCAGTTCTTTCAGAGCAGCTGCTTGTCAG GCCAACTCGCCCATCAGAACTCTGGAAGAACTTAATGTTACTGAGGTCGTTTCAACTCCTTATTTTCCATCGGTCTCAGAGAGACTAAAGGGCAGTAGAGTGATGGAGGATACAACGGTATCCTTGGGTTCAGACACCAACCAGTCCCATATATCTTTGAACGCCAATGAAGAGAAGTCGGAAGGTTCAAATGGTCAGGCTTGTCAAGAGTTTGGCCTTAGAAAAAGACACCGTTGCTTGGTGGTGACCGCAAGGGCACGATCTTTTCTTTACCATCAG GTTAGGCTGCTTGTTGGAGTCCTTAAATCAGTTGGGGCTGGAGATCTAACAGTTCCAGATG TAAAACGCATCCTTGAAGCAAAATCCATCACTGCAGCAAGTCCGATGGCTCCTGCTTGTGGTCTTTATCTTGGACACGTCAAATATGATCTGCCTCCTGACACTTGTCAAAGCCAATAA
- the LOC132598643 gene encoding uncharacterized protein LOC132598643, which translates to MKRHRGSKKGSKAKKPRITGTSEGGSNNGSMNTETSSGTEDIDNDGVNSGVEAETPSSTGTDQPEKPVITSSSVPRDKPVAVYGRMKVKIKTSKTLDPQLTSSEVGTHNSDTDKSSQQAGPEKQVVSNEKMEDSANSLPEANVTTPGNVLKKSGGIKIKSSKGFSSSMSPCSNAEMVKEERIKKQEPELLRRDLRLNKQELDTALEVIRKIMKMDAAEPFNTPVDPISLGIPDYFDVIDTPMDFGTICSNLESGVKYMNSEDVYKDVQYIWNNCYKYNNKGDYVMELMKRVKKNFAKYWSAAGLYSDHLQSAESSQIKDTTPSSHGKEPTKSGSLTHKNNKRAQGLKKHKEGCLCAICVMIRRRQEREESTRPLDDQASDDYPDDTKPEETSPGESREYTSSNMENSPEPDVDTIMQGKGAERKLTENQDALHENLGEGTGSEMGVQSKRMRVSSENLQSGYVSVDEQKSHHQKQNVEPGGDLLNDSQKENLRHGDENAAIGQQRPKELQDKHQKAKMLENLRYLENPSVMELSRTLFADDKRSVWNGPHSLVKRKGSSRKSSINAAVSMLMKQGDS; encoded by the exons ATGAAGCGCCATCGTGGAAGCAAAAAAGGTAGTAAAGCAAAGAAGCCTCGGATAACAGGTACAAGCGAGGGAGGATCTAATAATGGTAGCATGAATACAGAAACTAGTTCTGGTACGGAAGATATTGACAATGATGGAGTTAACTCCGGCGTTGAGGCTGAGACACCTTCTTCTACCGGAACTGATCAACCGGAAAAACCTGTGATCACTAGTTCCAGTGTGCCAAGGGATAAACCTGTAGCAGTTTATGGGCGTATGAAAGTAAAGATCAAAACTTCAAAAACATTAGACCCCCAGCTTACTTCTTCAGAAGTAGGTACTCATAATAGTGATACTGATAAAAGTAGCCAGCAAGCTGGTCCAGAAAAACAGGTTGTTTCTAATGAGAAAATGGAAGACAGTGCAAATTCATTGCCTGAGGCTAATGTGACTACCCCCGGGAATGTGCTAAAAAAATCTGGAGGCATAAAGATTAAGTCTTCAAAAGGCTTTTCTTCAAGCATGAGCCCTTGTAGTAATGCTGAAATGGTGAAGGAAGAGAGGATAAAAAAACAAGAGCCTGAATTACTTCGCCGTGATTTGAGGTTAAACAAGCAGGAATTAGACACTGCTTTGGAG GTTATaagaaaaatcatgaaaatggatgcTGCAGAGCCCTTCAATACTCCAGTTGATCCTATTTCTCTTGGAATTCCT GATTATTTTGATGTTATAGATACACCTATGGATTTCGGGACAATATGTAGTAATCTGGAAAGTGGTGTCAAGTACATGAACTCCGAGGATGTCTATAAGGATGTGCAATATATATGGAATAACTGCTACAAGTATAATAATAAGGgtgattatgttatggagctcATGAAGCGGGTGAAAAAGAACTTCGCAAAGTACTGGTCAGCAGCTGGCTTATACAGTGATCATCTGCAAA GTGCCGAAAGCAGTCAAATTAAGGACACTACACCTTCAAGTCATGGAAAAGAACCTACAAAAAGTGGTTCTTTAACTCACAAAAACAACAAAAGGGCTCAAGG GCTCAAGAAGCACAAGGAAGGCTGCCTTTGTGCTATATGTGTGATGATACGGCGCAGGCAGGAGCGGGAGGAGAGCACTCGGCCGTTGGATGACCAAGCTAGTGATGATTATCCAGATGATACGAAGCCCGAG GAAACTTCACCTGGAGAAAGTCGAGAGTACACCTCATCTAATATGGAGAATTCACCAGAGCCAGATGTTGACACCATTATGCAAGGAAAAGGAGCAGAGAGAAAGTTAACTGAAAATCAGGATGCTTTACATGAGAATCTAGGGGAAGGAACGGGGAGTGAAATGGGAGTCCAAAGTAAAAGAATGAGGGTCTCTTCTGAGAATTTGCAGTCAGGTTATGTATCTGTAGATGAGCAGAAATCACATCATCAGAAGCAAAATGTGGAGCCAGGTGGAGATTTGCTGAATGACAGTCAAAAAGAAAATCTGCGGCATGGGGATGAAAATGCTGCAATTGGGCAACAGAGGCCAAAG GAATTGCAAGACAAGCATCAGAAAGCCAAGATGTTGGAGAACTTGCGTTATCTTGAAAATCCGTCAGTTATGGAGTTATCACGAACCCTGTTTGCTGATGATAAAAGATCTGTCTGGAATGGACCACATTCGCTAGTTAAGCGTAAGGGTTCTTCCCGCAAGAGCTCCATTAATGCAGCTGTTTCCATGTTGATGAAGCAGGGTGATTCTTAA